One part of the Lapillicoccus jejuensis genome encodes these proteins:
- a CDS encoding DoxX family protein → MNVVSWVLDAVLALAFLAAGVMKLAQPRAALAEKGMGWAADFSDGAVKGIGALEVVGALGLVLPKLLGIAPVLSPLAALGLAAVMVGAVVVHVRRKESPAAPAVLGVLSLVAAIIGFGQV, encoded by the coding sequence ATGAACGTCGTCTCCTGGGTCCTCGACGCGGTCCTCGCCCTCGCGTTCCTCGCCGCCGGCGTGATGAAGCTGGCCCAGCCGCGCGCCGCGCTCGCCGAGAAGGGCATGGGCTGGGCGGCCGACTTCAGCGACGGCGCCGTCAAGGGCATCGGCGCCCTCGAGGTCGTCGGCGCCCTCGGCCTGGTGCTGCCCAAGCTGCTCGGTATCGCCCCCGTCCTCAGCCCGCTCGCCGCCCTCGGCCTCGCGGCCGTCATGGTCGGCGCGGTCGTCGTCCACGTGCGCCGCAAGGAGTCGCCGGCCGCGCCCGCGGTCCTCGGCGTGCTGTCGCTCGTCGCCGCGATCATCGGCTTCGGCCAGGTCTGA
- a CDS encoding MarR family winged helix-turn-helix transcriptional regulator yields MPRPRWLTPQERELWLVLNLLTEGLQAGVDAQLRRDHGLTQFEYYALVRLSGSPDRTASMSDLAGMVNGSLSRLSHAVGRLETRGWVLRRPSEQDRRTSLLTLTDTGYDALAAAAPSHVEQVRRLVFDRLDPGSVPRLVELLRQMLDPERRALVDDVKHRP; encoded by the coding sequence GTGCCCCGACCCCGATGGCTGACCCCGCAGGAGCGCGAGCTCTGGCTCGTCCTCAACCTGCTGACCGAGGGGCTGCAGGCCGGCGTCGACGCCCAGCTGCGCCGCGACCACGGGCTGACCCAGTTCGAGTACTACGCGCTCGTCCGGCTCAGCGGGTCACCGGACCGGACGGCGTCGATGAGCGACCTGGCCGGGATGGTCAACGGGTCGCTCTCCCGGCTCTCGCACGCCGTGGGTCGGCTCGAGACCCGGGGGTGGGTGCTGCGCCGGCCGTCCGAGCAGGACCGGCGCACCTCGCTGCTCACCCTCACCGACACCGGGTACGACGCACTGGCCGCCGCGGCCCCCTCCCACGTCGAGCAGGTGCGGCGGCTCGTCTTCGACCGGCTGGATCCCGGCTCCGTCCCCCGCCTGGTCGAGCTGCTCCGGCAGATGCTCGACCCGGAGCGGAGGGCCCTCGTCGACGACG